One Schistocerca cancellata isolate TAMUIC-IGC-003103 chromosome 1, iqSchCanc2.1, whole genome shotgun sequence genomic region harbors:
- the LOC126129452 gene encoding uncharacterized protein LOC126129452: MARGTGNANTQRDSPDTWDIRLQSRQVPLAAAAASTADSLVLRRRLASQLPAVSLFAARRCIRALGTAAAAAAAAAAAATSERMLCLHAHQVRGGAGADVDGCPRGTQRWPALAVNIDRPPPPPPPPPP, encoded by the exons ATGGCGCGAGGGACCGGAAATGCTAACACACAGCGGGATTCTCCCGACACTTGGGACATCCGCTTACAAAGCAGGCAGGTCCCTCTAGCCGCTGCTGCGGCGTCGACGGCCGACTCTTTGGTGCTGCGGCGCCGCCTGGCCTCGCAGCTTCCCGCCGTTTCATTGTTCG CAGCTCGCCGCTGCATCAGAGCCCTagggaccgccgccgccgccgccgccgccgccgccgccgccgccacctcggAGCGGA TGCTTTGTTTGCATGCACACCAGGTCAGAGGCGGTGCAGGCGCGGACGTAGACGGGTGTCCGCGGGGCACGCAGCGCTGGCCGGCTCTGGCAGTTAATATTGATcgtcctccacccccacccccgccccctcccccgtgA